TCCGGCCGTCGCTGCCGGATTCGCTGCCGGTGATCGGCAAGGCAAGCCGCAACCCCAATGTCGTCTATGCCTTCGGTCACGGCCATTACGGCATGACCCAATCGACCGCGACGGCCGATCTCGTCGCCGCGCTGATCGCCGGCCGCCCGTCCACGATCGACCTCAGCCATTTCAGCCCGCAGCGCTTCTGAAAGGACCGCACTGGCGCTAGGCTTGAATCAGTTCTTCAAACGGCTGAATCGGCATCCCAGCCGCCAGAGACAACGCCATGATCCGACTCGGCTTTGTGTTTCTCCTAGCCTTCAGCGTCACCGGTTGCGCCGGCCTCCCGCAACAAGCCTGTGCGCCCGGCCAGCAGGCCATGCTGAGCGCCGAACTGCTCTTCGGCCGCAAAATCGGCGACCGCGTCGGCGTGAGCGAAGCCGCCTTCCGCAGCTTCGTCGACGCGGAGGTGACACCGCGCTTCCCCGACGGCCTCACCATCCTCGACGCCAGCGGGCAGT
This sequence is a window from Bosea vestrisii. Protein-coding genes within it:
- a CDS encoding DUF3574 domain-containing protein, with product MIRLGFVFLLAFSVTGCAGLPQQACAPGQQAMLSAELLFGRKIGDRVGVSEAAFRSFVDAEVTPRFPDGLTILDASGQYHDRQNSRLIREPSKLVLIATPDETENREKLAAVAEAYKRRFDQQSVGLILKPACASF